A genome region from Anaerohalosphaeraceae bacterium includes the following:
- a CDS encoding LacI family DNA-binding transcriptional regulator translates to MAKKRTSIPTVREIASHCGVSNATVSRVLNGNYSNGFSVREEVRQLITQMAEELGYRPNLAAKNLVKRQTKIISIIGYNTVFGWPSNIYQLTTEEAVRMLQDHQYDVCSTAPNLLRDDTELPPWRVDGIIVIQECSPRTIEEMEKIRLPYVVINGPRGSLGSSVIPDDPEATREAIRYLYDLGHRRIAYAGPTPQHRRHFSIEERHRTYLEELQQRKLVCISGHDKVFEDGISFLKRAVLEEKATAILAYDHVVALKILHDAPTLNIAIPEHVSLMCFNDEYLCDIVKPALTTIGAPSREMGKLAAQLLLRQIELPPEERSGQTVKLQQHLIIRSSTSRPFGIKIEEIGRSDRRLSGYDEEVLPAQRQ, encoded by the coding sequence ATGGCCAAGAAACGCACCTCTATCCCGACGGTCCGCGAGATAGCCAGCCACTGCGGAGTCAGCAACGCCACTGTCAGCCGTGTTTTGAACGGCAATTATTCCAACGGCTTTTCCGTCCGTGAGGAAGTGCGTCAGCTGATTACCCAGATGGCGGAGGAACTGGGGTATCGGCCCAATCTGGCGGCCAAGAATCTGGTCAAGCGTCAAACCAAAATCATCAGCATCATCGGCTACAATACGGTATTCGGCTGGCCGAGCAATATTTACCAGTTGACAACAGAAGAAGCCGTCCGGATGCTCCAGGACCATCAGTACGATGTGTGCTCGACGGCCCCGAATCTGCTGCGGGATGATACGGAACTGCCGCCCTGGCGTGTGGACGGGATTATCGTGATTCAGGAATGCTCCCCCCGAACCATTGAGGAGATGGAAAAAATCCGTCTGCCGTATGTGGTCATCAATGGCCCGCGCGGCTCGCTGGGTTCGTCCGTGATTCCGGATGACCCCGAGGCCACTCGGGAAGCGATTCGATACCTGTACGACCTGGGCCATCGCCGAATCGCCTATGCCGGTCCGACCCCGCAGCACCGCAGACATTTCAGTATCGAAGAGCGTCATCGGACCTATCTGGAGGAGCTCCAGCAGCGCAAACTGGTCTGCATCAGCGGCCATGATAAAGTCTTTGAGGACGGGATTTCGTTTCTTAAGCGGGCCGTGCTGGAGGAAAAAGCAACGGCGATTCTGGCCTATGACCACGTGGTGGCTCTGAAGATTCTCCACGATGCCCCGACGCTGAATATCGCCATTCCGGAACATGTCAGTCTGATGTGCTTCAATGATGAGTACCTGTGCGATATTGTCAAGCCGGCCCTGACGACCATCGGCGCCCCGTCGCGGGAAATGGGCAAATTGGCGGCTCAGCTGCTGCTGCGTCAGATTGAACTGCCTCCGGAAGAGCGCAGCGGACAGACCGTCAAACTCCAACAGCATCTGATTATCCGTTCTTCGACCAGCCGTCCTTTCGGCATTAAGATTGAAGAAATCGGCCGCTCGGACAGACGGCTGAGCGGCTACGATGAGGAAGTGCTGCCGGCACAGCGTCAGTAA
- a CDS encoding type 1 glutamine amidotransferase has translation MKIRCLRHVPFEDAGAIEDWAVHRGFPLCYTCLDENEGLPRTESFDFLVVLGGPMNIYEEEQYPWLAEEKQFLKECVRARKKILGICLGAQLLADVLGGKVSGNPFKEIGWHPVHLSRTAEQSPVLLRIFPKRFTAFQWHGDTFHIPPGGLRWAESSACQNQAFQYGQNIIGLQFHLEYTRKNIENMLYYCSDEIIDSPFIQKPSIIRKGYDYLPQMNALLFRFLDEWLAQPPVPS, from the coding sequence ATGAAGATTCGCTGTCTTCGCCATGTTCCGTTTGAAGACGCCGGAGCCATTGAGGATTGGGCGGTTCATCGGGGATTTCCGCTTTGTTATACCTGTCTGGATGAGAATGAAGGGCTGCCCAGAACGGAAAGTTTTGACTTTCTGGTTGTTCTGGGCGGGCCGATGAATATTTATGAGGAAGAGCAATACCCTTGGCTTGCGGAGGAAAAACAGTTTTTGAAAGAATGTGTACGGGCCCGAAAAAAGATACTGGGCATCTGCCTGGGGGCACAACTGCTGGCCGATGTTTTGGGAGGAAAAGTCTCTGGAAACCCCTTCAAAGAAATCGGCTGGCATCCCGTTCATCTTTCCCGCACGGCCGAACAATCCCCTGTTTTGCTGCGGATTTTTCCAAAACGCTTTACAGCGTTTCAGTGGCACGGGGATACGTTTCATATCCCGCCGGGCGGACTGCGCTGGGCGGAAAGCAGCGCCTGCCAAAACCAAGCTTTTCAATATGGACAGAACATTATCGGTCTCCAATTTCACCTTGAGTACACGAGAAAGAATATCGAGAATATGTTATATTACTGCTCCGATGAAATTATCGACTCCCCCTTTATCCAAAAACCCTCAATTATTCGAAAAGGATATGACTATCTTCCTCAAATGAACGCCCTGCTGTTTCGGTTTCTGGACGAATGGCTCGCACAGCCCCCTGTGCCTTCCTAA
- a CDS encoding macro domain-containing protein, with protein sequence MKWMLADKTIELVQGDITEQDTDAIVNAANSQLIMGGGVAGAIRRKGGPSIQEECDQKAPVPVGGAVLTGAGNLKARYVIHAVGPRMGEGNEDRKLKQAALNSLKVADTHYLQSIAFCAISTGIFGYPIDRCARILLRTARDFLQNNPQTSLQRVVFCLFDRPAYETFAAALKELQDESRRSD encoded by the coding sequence ATGAAATGGATGCTCGCTGACAAAACCATTGAACTGGTGCAGGGCGACATCACCGAACAGGATACCGATGCCATCGTCAATGCCGCCAACTCTCAGCTGATTATGGGCGGCGGTGTAGCCGGGGCCATCCGCCGAAAGGGCGGCCCATCCATTCAGGAGGAATGCGATCAGAAGGCCCCCGTACCTGTCGGCGGGGCGGTTCTGACCGGGGCCGGCAATCTCAAAGCCCGCTATGTCATTCACGCTGTCGGCCCCCGAATGGGCGAAGGCAATGAAGACCGCAAACTCAAGCAGGCCGCCCTGAACTCCCTCAAGGTAGCCGACACGCACTATCTCCAAAGCATTGCTTTCTGTGCCATCAGCACCGGCATCTTCGGTTATCCCATCGACCGCTGTGCCCGCATTCTGCTTCGAACCGCCCGTGATTTCCTCCAAAACAATCCCCAAACCTCTCTTCAGCGGGTCGTCTTTTGCCTGTTTGACCGGCCCGCCTATGAGACCTTCGCCGCCGCCCTAAAGGAGCTGCAGGATGAAAGCCGCCGCTCTGACTGA
- a CDS encoding zinc-dependent alcohol dehydrogenase family protein, with amino-acid sequence MKAAALTEIAPVEQKPVRLLEMPDPQPAEDELLLEVSVCGVCHTELDEIEGRLPVSRLPRILGHQVVGRVIAKGPRVGSFQIGDRVGITWLWKSCRTCSFCTRGLENLCEKALWTGLDADGGYAERMTVPAAFAHLLPPLLDDLHTAPLLCAGVIGYRALRLCQIEDGQIVGLFGFGASAHLTIQVLRVLYPRCRVFAFSRDREHQQQALRLGADWAGHTEDNPPQKMDKVIDFTPVGRALPLILRNLQKGGKLVINAIRKIDPIPPMDYAELLWSERTIQSTANVTYADGSEFLRIAAQIGLKAEVTAFPLEQANEALLAVKHSRITGAAALVLNR; translated from the coding sequence ATGAAAGCCGCCGCTCTGACTGAAATCGCCCCCGTCGAGCAAAAGCCCGTCCGTCTGCTCGAAATGCCCGACCCGCAGCCCGCCGAGGATGAACTGCTCCTGGAAGTGAGCGTCTGCGGGGTCTGCCATACCGAACTGGATGAAATCGAAGGCCGTCTGCCCGTGTCCCGGCTTCCCCGCATTCTCGGTCATCAGGTTGTCGGCCGGGTCATCGCCAAAGGTCCCCGCGTCGGCAGCTTCCAAATCGGCGACCGCGTCGGCATCACCTGGCTGTGGAAATCCTGCCGCACCTGCTCCTTCTGCACCCGCGGACTGGAAAATCTCTGCGAAAAAGCCCTCTGGACCGGCTTGGATGCCGACGGCGGATACGCCGAACGGATGACCGTCCCCGCTGCCTTCGCCCATCTGCTTCCGCCCTTGCTGGATGACCTGCACACAGCCCCGCTTTTGTGTGCAGGCGTCATCGGCTATCGCGCTCTGCGGCTCTGCCAAATCGAAGACGGCCAAATCGTCGGGCTCTTCGGCTTTGGCGCCTCCGCCCACCTGACCATCCAGGTCCTGCGGGTCCTGTATCCCCGCTGCCGGGTCTTTGCCTTCAGCCGCGACCGGGAGCATCAGCAGCAGGCCCTCCGGCTGGGGGCCGACTGGGCGGGCCATACCGAAGACAATCCCCCGCAGAAGATGGACAAAGTCATCGATTTTACGCCGGTCGGCCGGGCCCTGCCGCTGATTTTGCGAAACCTCCAGAAAGGCGGCAAGCTCGTCATCAACGCCATCCGCAAAATCGACCCCATTCCCCCGATGGACTATGCCGAGCTGCTCTGGTCCGAACGCACCATCCAAAGCACCGCCAACGTCACCTATGCCGACGGCAGCGAATTCCTCCGCATTGCCGCCCAGATCGGCCTCAAGGCCGAAGTCACCGCCTTCCCCCTCGAGCAGGCCAATGAAGCCCTCCTGGCCGTCAAACACAGCCGCATCACCGGCGCCGCCGCCCTCGTCCTCAACCGCTGA